A region from the Eptesicus fuscus isolate TK198812 chromosome 1, DD_ASM_mEF_20220401, whole genome shotgun sequence genome encodes:
- the LOC103302185 gene encoding protein BEX2-like — MASKEEQVVKNLNVEDANQENEIKDEKEEDANKGEPGEYCVPRGNRRRFRVRQPLLQYRWHGGQRLGEPQARMRQENRERVGEEMKQLMEKLRGKQLSHSLRAVSTDPPHHDHHDEFCLMP, encoded by the coding sequence ATGGCGTCCAAAGAGGAACAAGTGGTTAAAAATCTCAACGTGGAAGATGCCAaccaggaaaatgaaataaaggatgAAAAGGAGGAAGATGCTAATAAAGGAGAGCCTGGTGAATACTGTGTGCCAAGAGGAAATCGTAGACGGTTCCGTGTTAGGCAGCCCCTCCTGCAGTACAGATGGCACGGGGGTCAGAGGCTTGGAGAGCCACAGGCAAGGATGAGACAGGAGAATAGGGAAAGAGTTGGGGAGGAGATGAAACAGCTGATGGAAAAGCTGAGGGGAAAGCAGTTAAGTCACAGTCTGCGGGCAGTTAGCACTGACCCCCCTCACCATGACCATCACGATGAGTTTTGCCTTATGCCTTGA
- the TCEAL5 gene encoding transcription elongation factor A protein-like 5 has translation MEKLYMENEGKPESEGKPEDEVDTEDEGKSDGKEKPEVEGKPGHEGKLQDQGQPDDEGKQEKQSKSQGEGKARSEGKPEPQAKPEPQAKPESQLRAAEKRPAEEYVPRKAKQKTDRWTDDSLKDYQEDLQKRHLGIEERMRECGDVARAQEELRKRQKTGSFHWMQRDVQDPFFPRGQRGVRGVRGGGRGHKDFEDSPYI, from the coding sequence ATGGAAAAGCTCTACATGGAAAATGAAGGAAAGCCGGAAAGCGAGGGAAAGCCAGAAGATGAAGTAGATACAGAGGATGAAGGAAAGTCAGACGGGAAGGAAAAGCCAGAAGTGGAGGGGAAGCCAGGGCACGAGGGAAAGCTCCAAGATCAAGGACAGCCAGATGATGAGGGGAAACAAGAAAAGCAGAGCAAGTCCCAGGGTGAGGGAAAAGCTCGCAGTGAGGGCAAGCCAGAACCCCAGGCCAAGCCAGAACCCCAGGCCAAGCCAGAGAGCCAGCTGCGAGCTGCCGAAAAACGCCCGGCTGAAGAGTATGTGCCCcggaaagcaaagcaaaaaacgGACAGGTGGACGGATGATTCCCTCAAGGACTATCAGGAGGActtacagaaaaggcatttgggCATTGAGGAGAGGATGAGAGAATGTGGAGATGTAGCAAGGGCTCAGGAAGAGctaaggaaaagacagaaaacagGTAGTTTTCACTGGATGCAAAGAGATGTACAGGATCCATTCTTCCCAAGGGGCCAGCGGGGTGTCAGGGGAGTGAGGGGTGGAGGTAGAGGCCACAAAGACTTTGAAGACAGTCCATATATTTAA